From a region of the Balaenoptera ricei isolate mBalRic1 chromosome 11, mBalRic1.hap2, whole genome shotgun sequence genome:
- the LOC132374721 gene encoding signal recognition particle 14 kDa protein-like — protein MVLLEREQFLTELTSLFQKCQLSGSVFITLNKYDGRTKPIPRKGSVEGFEPSDNKCLLRATDGKKKISAVVSSKEVNKFQMAYSNLLRANMDGLEKRDKKSKRKKSKAAQ, from the coding sequence ATGGTGCTGCTGGAGAGGGAGCAGTTCCTGACAGAGCTGACCAGCCTCTTCCAGAAGTGCCAGTTGTCGGGCAGCGTGTTCATCACCCTGAACAAGTATGATGGTCGAACTAAACCCATTCCAAGGAAGGGTTCTGTGGAGGGCTTTGAGCCCTCAGACAACAAGTGTCTGTTAAGAGCTACCGATGGGAAAAAGAAGATCAGCGCTGTGGTGAGCTCCAAAGAAGTGAATAAGTTTCAGATGGCTTATTCAAACCTATTGAGAGCTAACATGGATGGGCTGGAGAAGAGGGACAAAAAGAGCAAGAGGAAGAAGAGCAAAGCAGCGCAGTGA